Proteins encoded by one window of Nitrincola iocasae:
- a CDS encoding DUF4139 domain-containing protein: MRGFFKISSLCLSLGLASSPLQASVINAADQVHLALTLYNQDLAMIQDQRRMPALSPGQHISVEDVSQQMLAETLRIQGAGQILEQSLQQSPLNYNALLQAHLGKFIQLARINQATGQESISTVELLSIEQQALVRRDGRIESIPMHSSEWRFIFPAELPESLKGQAGLQFVSAGTQNESIAQLNYLSRGLGWQMDYVLTLDSRGKTLSAEGLASVYNHTGSVFQDADLRLIAGDINAPTGEQPEMMRAMAMSDAMASQAKAPEQMQDFYLYRLPYKVTLQPDETKQLPLVQFDDLPVKMIYRHHFNLWPTMDQQRYQTQPEVQLVLEAPSLDSSNSPLPAGQARVFRPDGEGELQFIGAAQLGNLAAGEEATLSLGRAFDLNITRRQTLFSDGFDSITIQQEVSITNAGNEGRSVDLSAGFQQEWELKESNHQMQEDGAGQLTWSMHLPAGGTETMRFTVEMKKRINR, from the coding sequence ATGCGCGGTTTTTTTAAAATATCTTCACTTTGTTTAAGCCTCGGACTGGCGTCATCACCCTTACAAGCCAGTGTTATTAATGCAGCCGATCAGGTTCATCTGGCTCTGACCCTGTATAATCAGGACCTGGCTATGATTCAGGATCAACGCCGAATGCCTGCCCTGTCACCGGGTCAGCACATCAGCGTTGAAGATGTGAGCCAGCAGATGCTTGCGGAAACACTGCGTATTCAGGGTGCCGGTCAGATACTCGAACAAAGTCTGCAGCAAAGCCCGTTAAACTACAACGCCCTGCTGCAAGCACATCTGGGCAAGTTTATTCAGTTGGCCCGAATCAATCAGGCTACGGGTCAGGAAAGTATCAGTACCGTGGAACTCCTGAGTATAGAGCAGCAAGCACTGGTCCGACGTGATGGGCGCATTGAATCTATTCCCATGCACAGCTCGGAATGGCGTTTTATCTTCCCAGCGGAATTACCGGAGAGTCTGAAAGGACAAGCCGGGCTGCAGTTTGTCAGCGCCGGTACGCAAAATGAAAGCATCGCCCAACTCAATTACCTCAGCCGCGGTCTCGGCTGGCAGATGGATTATGTATTAACATTGGACAGCCGGGGAAAGACACTGTCTGCCGAAGGCTTAGCTTCTGTGTATAACCACACTGGCAGTGTGTTCCAGGATGCTGATCTTCGACTAATAGCGGGTGATATCAACGCACCCACAGGGGAGCAGCCAGAAATGATGCGCGCGATGGCAATGAGTGATGCAATGGCGAGCCAGGCCAAAGCACCCGAACAGATGCAGGATTTTTACCTCTACCGCCTACCCTATAAAGTAACGCTGCAACCTGATGAAACCAAACAGTTACCACTGGTACAGTTTGACGATCTGCCAGTTAAAATGATCTATCGCCACCATTTCAACCTGTGGCCAACCATGGATCAACAACGCTACCAGACGCAACCCGAAGTACAGCTGGTACTTGAAGCGCCCTCACTGGATAGCAGTAATTCCCCCTTACCGGCGGGTCAGGCGCGGGTATTCCGCCCGGATGGCGAAGGTGAGTTACAGTTTATCGGTGCCGCACAGTTGGGTAATCTGGCTGCCGGTGAAGAAGCCACTCTGTCACTGGGCCGTGCATTTGATCTGAACATCACACGCCGTCAAACCCTGTTCAGTGATGGCTTTGACAGCATTACAATACAACAGGAGGTCAGCATCACCAACGCCGGAAACGAAGGACGTAGCGTTGATCTGAGTGCGGGCTTTCAGCAGGAATGGGAGTTAAAGGAGTCTAACCATCAAATGCAGGAAGACGGTGCCGGTCAACTGACCTGGAGCATGCACCTGCCTGCAGGTGGTACAGAAACCATGCGTTTCACTGTCGAGATGAAAAAACGCATCAATCGTTAA
- a CDS encoding tetratricopeptide repeat protein, giving the protein MRMIGRLLAPLIFWIAYALFRSPFARGSKARHDYVMKLFRYAADHQSRRALSVYGHLLHFRGEGVSNRIQGAIYLQQAADLGDMKAQYQMGRIFDSGFEGYFRVDAQKARHYYSLAARQGHSLAQTRCQEYESVND; this is encoded by the coding sequence ATGCGCATGATTGGACGATTACTGGCACCGCTGATCTTCTGGATTGCCTATGCACTGTTTCGCTCGCCTTTTGCCCGTGGCAGTAAAGCACGTCATGACTATGTGATGAAGCTGTTTCGTTATGCCGCTGATCATCAAAGTCGACGCGCTTTGTCGGTGTATGGGCATCTGCTGCATTTTCGGGGTGAGGGGGTGAGTAATCGCATTCAGGGTGCCATCTATCTGCAGCAAGCGGCGGATCTTGGCGATATGAAAGCCCAGTATCAGATGGGACGAATCTTTGACAGCGGCTTTGAAGGTTACTTTCGAGTCGATGCGCAAAAAGCACGTCACTACTATTCTCTGGCAGCGCGTCAGGGGCACAGTCTGGCCCAGACGCGCTGCCAGGAGTATGAAAGCGTTAACGATTGA
- a CDS encoding tryptophan--tRNA ligase: protein MGKKTVLTGITTTGIPHIGNYLGAIKPAIDASCNPEYNSYFFLADYHALIKCQEPQRVAESTRAIAATWLALGLDTDKATFYRQTDIPEIQELTWILTCQTSKGLMNRAHAYKAAVDANREAGKDDLDDGVTMGLFNYPVLMAADILMFNADIIPVGKDQIQHIEMARDIAGRFNHQFGSLLTLPEAQVDEETQLIPGLDGRKMSKSYDNTLPLFSSPDELYRLIKLIKTDSRAPGEPKDPDTSTLFQLYRCFANESETAQMRRAFENGIAWGDAKKQLFEYLDATLSGPRQRYHELMNDLGYVESILHKGAEKARAQAAPLLSQVRIAVGIRPLTYVAPSAADSAQKKEKSAEALERAEAGWKRAILLQLQPLLDQVAAAEDPAAAARVLVAEKAAEMESLKKKARQKAENELELLQEALVEWL from the coding sequence ATGGGTAAAAAAACAGTTTTAACCGGTATTACTACGACCGGTATTCCGCATATCGGTAATTATCTGGGTGCGATCAAGCCAGCCATTGATGCTAGCTGCAACCCTGAGTATAACAGCTATTTTTTTCTGGCCGACTATCACGCCTTAATCAAATGCCAAGAGCCACAGCGGGTGGCTGAGTCGACCCGTGCCATAGCGGCTACCTGGCTGGCGTTGGGGCTGGATACGGATAAGGCCACCTTTTACCGTCAAACTGATATTCCTGAAATTCAGGAGTTGACCTGGATACTCACCTGCCAGACTTCGAAAGGGTTGATGAACCGTGCGCATGCTTACAAGGCAGCCGTGGATGCCAATCGTGAGGCTGGCAAAGACGATCTGGATGATGGTGTGACCATGGGGTTGTTCAACTACCCAGTGTTGATGGCTGCCGATATTCTGATGTTTAATGCCGATATTATTCCGGTGGGTAAAGATCAGATACAGCATATAGAAATGGCACGGGATATCGCTGGGCGCTTTAATCATCAATTTGGGTCACTACTGACCTTGCCGGAAGCCCAGGTCGATGAAGAAACCCAGTTGATTCCCGGGTTGGATGGACGAAAAATGTCCAAGAGTTATGACAATACGCTGCCGTTGTTTTCCAGCCCTGATGAGCTGTACCGGCTGATCAAGTTGATCAAGACTGATTCGCGCGCACCGGGTGAGCCCAAAGATCCTGATACCAGCACCCTGTTTCAGCTTTACCGTTGTTTTGCTAATGAATCCGAAACAGCGCAAATGCGTCGGGCATTTGAAAATGGTATTGCCTGGGGTGATGCTAAGAAACAACTGTTCGAATACCTGGATGCGACTCTGTCAGGCCCGCGCCAGCGTTACCATGAGTTGATGAATGATCTGGGTTACGTTGAGTCCATACTGCACAAAGGTGCTGAGAAAGCACGTGCTCAGGCAGCACCCTTGCTCAGCCAAGTACGCATTGCCGTCGGGATTCGTCCTCTGACTTATGTGGCGCCTTCCGCTGCAGATTCAGCACAGAAAAAAGAGAAGTCTGCAGAAGCACTGGAGCGTGCTGAAGCCGGATGGAAACGGGCTATTTTGCTGCAGTTACAGCCGCTACTGGATCAAGTGGCAGCGGCTGAAGACCCAGCAGCAGCGGCAAGGGTGCTGGTGGCTGAGAAAGCTGCAGAGATGGAGAGCTTAAAGAAAAAAGCCCGTCAGAAAGCCGAGAATGAACTTGAACTGCTACAGGAAGCGCTGGTGGAGTGGCTTTGA
- a CDS encoding DUF2789 domain-containing protein — MDTSTHTINTLFEQLGLASTDAHIDQFINTHKLFSDKVKLEDATFWNEAQAVFLRDAIANDSDWAEVVDELNTRLRG; from the coding sequence ATGGATACGTCTACGCATACAATTAATACCTTGTTCGAACAGCTTGGGCTGGCATCAACGGATGCCCACATAGATCAGTTCATCAACACCCACAAACTTTTCTCCGACAAGGTGAAGCTGGAAGATGCCACTTTTTGGAATGAGGCACAGGCCGTATTCCTTCGCGATGCCATCGCCAATGACTCTGACTGGGCTGAAGTAGTTGATGAGTTGAACACCCGTTTGCGTGGCTGA
- the yaaA gene encoding peroxide stress protein YaaA has product MLILISPAKTLDFDSKPVTEQTSVPEFTDDAKQLIAQLRDYSVQDIAQLMKLSDKLASLNVARYESWEAEHTTDNARQAILAFKGDVYTGLDAESLSDKDFAFAQQHLRILSGLYGVLKPLDLMQPYRLEMGTRLKTNQGNNLYDFWGDRLTDHLNAEATQASDPLIINLASNEYFGAINKKRLKGQLVSPVFKDWKNGQYKIISFYAKKARGLMSRFLIQQQIESVEALLKFDLDGYYYSPKDSSPDSPVFLRDHS; this is encoded by the coding sequence ATGCTGATATTGATATCACCAGCGAAAACACTGGATTTTGACTCAAAGCCCGTTACCGAGCAAACTTCTGTGCCGGAATTTACTGACGATGCTAAACAGCTCATTGCCCAACTTCGGGACTACTCTGTTCAGGATATTGCCCAGTTAATGAAACTGAGCGATAAACTGGCCAGCCTGAATGTTGCCCGCTATGAAAGCTGGGAAGCCGAGCATACAACTGATAATGCGCGTCAGGCGATACTGGCATTCAAAGGTGATGTTTATACCGGCCTGGATGCAGAGAGTCTGTCTGACAAGGATTTTGCCTTCGCTCAGCAACACTTGCGCATTTTGTCTGGGCTTTATGGGGTGTTAAAACCCCTGGATCTGATGCAGCCTTACCGATTGGAGATGGGCACTCGGTTGAAAACAAACCAGGGCAACAATCTGTATGATTTCTGGGGAGATCGACTCACCGATCACCTGAATGCAGAAGCCACTCAGGCTAGTGATCCGCTGATTATCAACCTGGCATCGAATGAGTACTTTGGGGCCATTAATAAAAAGCGCTTGAAGGGTCAGCTTGTCTCCCCGGTATTCAAAGACTGGAAAAACGGACAGTATAAAATCATCAGCTTTTACGCCAAAAAAGCACGTGGTTTGATGAGCCGTTTTTTGATTCAACAGCAGATAGAGTCAGTGGAAGCCTTGTTGAAGTTTGATCTGGATGGCTACTACTACAGCCCGAAAGACTCCAGCCCTGATTCACCGGTATTTTTGCGCGATCATAGCTGA
- a CDS encoding Tim44 domain-containing protein, with translation MSRFTLPVIALLLGLFLLPVNAEAKRFGGGISGGKLFSAPQRQASPPVQQQRQEGAPSQQVTRPGIGGLMGGLLAGGLLAALFMGGAFDGVQLMDILLIAGFGFLIFKFLKGLRGGSSHHRGAYAGSGTSTALDDGQTQASMSRSGFMPEPPVSGLATGYMMEPLDLPEWFDQDAFLQAARKHFTHLQRVWDQRDWEEIATYTSDEMLLLLQQERAGLAHDQHTEVVSVMAELINFIDKGDYVIASVNFYGWLREEGNGDTTEFSEIWHLERRVDAQSGNWMIVGIEQPS, from the coding sequence ATGAGCCGTTTTACACTTCCTGTTATCGCTCTTCTGCTGGGATTATTTCTATTGCCTGTGAATGCGGAAGCCAAACGTTTTGGTGGTGGCATCAGTGGTGGAAAGTTATTCTCTGCTCCTCAGCGTCAGGCTTCTCCGCCTGTACAGCAGCAACGCCAGGAGGGCGCGCCGAGCCAGCAGGTTACGCGTCCCGGAATAGGTGGGCTGATGGGAGGGCTGCTTGCCGGAGGGTTACTTGCGGCTTTATTTATGGGTGGAGCCTTTGATGGTGTGCAGTTAATGGACATTCTGCTGATAGCCGGATTCGGTTTTTTGATTTTCAAATTTTTGAAAGGACTGCGGGGTGGGTCTAGCCATCATCGCGGGGCCTATGCCGGGTCGGGTACATCAACTGCTTTGGATGATGGACAGACTCAAGCATCCATGTCGCGCAGCGGGTTTATGCCGGAACCTCCTGTGTCTGGTCTGGCTACAGGCTATATGATGGAACCTCTTGATCTACCGGAATGGTTTGATCAGGATGCTTTTCTGCAGGCTGCCCGGAAGCACTTTACCCACCTGCAGCGTGTCTGGGATCAGCGGGACTGGGAAGAAATTGCCACTTATACTTCTGATGAAATGCTGCTGTTGCTGCAGCAGGAGCGTGCCGGTCTGGCACATGATCAGCACACAGAAGTGGTCTCGGTGATGGCAGAACTGATCAACTTTATCGACAAGGGTGATTATGTGATTGCCAGTGTGAATTTTTATGGTTGGCTGCGGGAAGAAGGTAACGGTGATACCACTGAGTTCAGTGAGATCTGGCATCTTGAGCGGCGTGTGGATGCGCAGTCGGGTAATTGGATGATTGTCGGTATAGAGCAGCCCTCCTAA
- a CDS encoding potassium channel family protein produces the protein MQNNILYLVLRRLRTPLIILIIVYAITIAGFVLIPGQDDQGEPWRMGFFHAFYFVSYMATTIGFGEVPYVFTNAQRMWAMVSMYLSVSAWLYAIGATLQIFQEAAFLRLLRLRRFIKEVNAFDESFWLICGYGVTGSLVVRELAAQGIRSVVVDINQSRVDSLELENALVSVPVLCADASKPDNLEYAGIRHPCCQGVMALTNSDNANLSIAIASKLQYPKRQVFSRTQSALHAANLASFGTDLIVDPFKVYAEYLALAVSSPKKHLVFDWLTNPQHRALSSLYKSRQGRWIICGYGHYGQALYQALVQVGVAITVIEPDAQQLDALDDIVVGVGTEASTLRQARVETAVGIVAGTANDADNLSIIMTARELNPELTCVVSQNRHSNERVFQHANCDFVMKSGAVIASRIMAHSRSNLLMVFIEHLLQQPDVWAHTLLNRLNRSVGDERLEIWEVIVNEAKAPAVCNFIAAKGRLELKYVMKNPHNRQAMLDCIPLLLQQGDSLDYLPGELHALQPGDRVLFCGRAEAGRKMEWHLNNYNMLHYAVTGNDAGNNLLARMLRKWHADE, from the coding sequence ATGCAGAATAATATTCTCTATCTGGTTTTACGTCGACTGCGTACGCCGCTGATTATATTGATAATAGTCTATGCAATTACCATCGCGGGTTTCGTACTGATTCCGGGGCAGGATGATCAGGGTGAGCCTTGGCGCATGGGTTTCTTTCATGCTTTTTACTTTGTGTCTTACATGGCAACGACGATCGGTTTTGGTGAAGTGCCTTATGTCTTTACCAATGCCCAGCGTATGTGGGCGATGGTCAGCATGTATTTATCTGTTTCGGCCTGGTTGTATGCAATTGGTGCCACCTTGCAGATTTTTCAGGAAGCCGCGTTTTTGCGTCTGCTGCGCTTGCGTCGCTTCATTAAAGAAGTGAATGCATTTGATGAGTCGTTCTGGCTGATTTGCGGCTATGGTGTTACCGGTAGTCTGGTTGTCCGGGAATTGGCCGCTCAGGGGATCCGGTCAGTCGTTGTGGATATTAATCAGTCCAGGGTCGACAGTCTGGAGCTTGAGAATGCGCTGGTGTCTGTGCCAGTGCTTTGTGCTGATGCTTCTAAACCAGATAATCTTGAATATGCCGGTATCCGGCATCCCTGTTGTCAGGGGGTGATGGCATTAACTAACAGTGACAATGCCAATTTGTCGATTGCCATTGCCAGTAAGCTGCAATACCCCAAGCGACAGGTGTTCAGTCGCACTCAATCAGCTTTGCATGCCGCCAACCTGGCTTCATTCGGGACGGATCTGATTGTTGATCCATTTAAAGTTTATGCTGAGTATCTGGCGCTGGCGGTGAGTTCGCCGAAAAAACATCTGGTCTTTGACTGGCTGACCAACCCGCAGCACCGCGCCTTATCCAGCCTGTATAAGTCGCGTCAGGGCCGCTGGATTATCTGTGGTTATGGACATTACGGGCAGGCTCTTTATCAGGCTTTGGTGCAGGTGGGGGTTGCTATTACTGTGATAGAGCCTGATGCCCAACAGCTTGATGCGCTTGACGATATTGTTGTGGGTGTCGGGACGGAAGCCAGCACCTTGCGTCAAGCCAGGGTGGAAACTGCCGTGGGTATTGTGGCTGGCACAGCCAATGATGCCGACAATCTTTCTATTATCATGACCGCGCGCGAGCTCAATCCAGAGCTGACTTGCGTGGTGAGTCAGAACCGACACTCAAACGAACGGGTGTTCCAACATGCAAACTGTGATTTTGTGATGAAGTCGGGGGCTGTTATTGCCAGTCGCATTATGGCCCACAGCCGCTCAAACCTGTTGATGGTTTTTATTGAACATCTGCTGCAACAACCCGATGTTTGGGCTCATACCTTGCTGAATCGTTTGAATCGCAGTGTCGGCGATGAGCGTCTGGAAATATGGGAAGTGATTGTTAATGAAGCCAAAGCGCCTGCCGTGTGCAATTTTATAGCGGCTAAGGGACGCTTGGAATTAAAATACGTGATGAAAAATCCGCATAACCGACAAGCAATGCTTGATTGCATTCCACTGCTGTTGCAGCAGGGGGATAGCCTGGATTATTTACCCGGTGAGCTGCACGCATTACAACCGGGTGACAGAGTATTATTTTGCGGCCGTGCTGAGGCAGGGCGCAAGATGGAATGGCATTTAAATAATTACAATATGCTGCACTATGCTGTGACGGGCAACGATGCAGGTAATAACCTGTTGGCCCGTATGCTACGAAAATGGCATGCAGATGAGTGA
- a CDS encoding DUF6394 family protein — protein MNREKVIFAFFIILALTLNFGFFVGEVDNINHHDVWELFAALVVSLVCTVLKFGDRTHLGALMLSTSLVADLQLLIAAFIWGYGVNIHEGGMTPSITASMVSFAAGALIANVVSVILLMVETVIVRR, from the coding sequence ATGAACCGGGAAAAAGTGATTTTTGCATTCTTTATTATACTGGCGCTGACATTAAATTTCGGCTTTTTTGTGGGTGAAGTTGATAATATAAATCATCATGATGTCTGGGAGTTGTTTGCAGCGCTGGTTGTCAGTCTGGTTTGTACGGTGCTTAAGTTCGGGGATCGCACCCATCTTGGTGCATTGATGCTGTCTACCAGCCTGGTAGCGGATCTGCAGTTATTGATTGCGGCCTTTATCTGGGGTTATGGCGTGAATATTCATGAAGGGGGTATGACACCTTCCATTACCGCCAGTATGGTCTCTTTTGCTGCCGGCGCACTGATTGCCAATGTGGTATCGGTCATACTGCTGATGGTCGAAACTGTGATTGTGCGCCGCTGA
- a CDS encoding insulinase family protein: protein MLRVVFLLFLISFSGFVPAQVIQSPYDTRSLETFILPNQLKVLLISDPEAEKAAASMDVAVGSGANPVEIPGLAHFLEHMLFLGSEKYPEADSYQSYISANGGSHNAFTAYENTNYFFDVRPEAFAGALDRFSRFFIDPLFTADYVQRERHAVDSEFQAKRRDDSRRVHEVTKQVMNAEHGWSNFAVGDLRSLSDSENLQIRDALIDFYQQYYSANLMSLVVSGPQSLDELRGLVEMRFSDIANFQAEPYVDKAPLFSEEQLPLQLEIQTLRQQRTLSLTFPVAPTREHWRSKPLYFIGSLLGYEGKGSLFSLLKSQQLATGVSAYTAIDLPGQASFQVNIELTDDGLDQIDRITTLFFGYVNLLRQQGLNASLYQEESELAALQFQFRDQPQPIHEVMMLAQMQQRYPAENLLNANYLLESFEPALIDSYLQQLTPDNLLLTLQHPQVTPELTETRYNAGYRFASIDAQRLSLWQEADPDTDLQLRQLNPFIPDSLALTERDDPASDLPIALRDEPGFSLWYQQDQQFQRPRADVYFAFMTHLALASAENAVMLELYTRVLNDQMNEMLYDASLAGLNVSLYPHLRGFSLQISGYNDKQPLLLDALLQEMQHPEITPARFERVRQQLEERLINQRQEGPYQLAMQQLFTALMSRWSTEDRLAALENVTPEQLQQFLSELFTEAEVRLLAHGNITADTALNMSQQIQSQLLSDTRSVTGIRVPVVEIPLNTPLTDTLKLAHNDATLVRYLQASDRSLENRAAVALLNEIISTPFYSRLRTDMQLGYIVFANYLPMVDVPGLALIVQSPMADPIQLETHFDNFLIAMHSQLQELSDEQLDDFRQSLRSRLLQPDTKLSERSQRYWRELDRDGAFTTHQQIAEQVSEISRDDLITLLAELQTRQYQIRSFGSLLPEGDAVPIIPDLSGYQSLQQQRSESHFH from the coding sequence ATGCTCCGCGTTGTTTTTTTATTGTTTCTGATCAGCTTTTCCGGTTTTGTTCCAGCTCAGGTTATCCAAAGCCCCTATGACACCCGGTCACTTGAAACCTTTATCTTACCCAACCAACTGAAAGTATTATTAATTTCCGATCCAGAAGCTGAAAAGGCGGCCGCATCAATGGACGTTGCTGTCGGCTCGGGTGCTAACCCGGTAGAAATTCCCGGTCTGGCGCACTTCCTGGAGCACATGCTGTTTCTGGGCTCAGAAAAATACCCGGAAGCTGATAGCTATCAGTCGTATATCAGCGCCAACGGTGGATCACACAATGCTTTCACCGCTTATGAAAACACCAATTATTTTTTTGATGTGCGTCCCGAAGCATTCGCAGGTGCTCTGGATAGGTTTTCACGCTTTTTTATCGACCCGTTATTTACTGCAGACTATGTGCAACGTGAGCGTCACGCAGTTGACTCTGAATTTCAGGCCAAGCGCCGGGACGATAGCCGTCGCGTACATGAAGTCACCAAACAGGTCATGAATGCAGAACATGGTTGGAGCAACTTTGCTGTAGGCGATTTACGTTCCCTGTCAGACAGTGAAAACCTTCAGATACGCGACGCGCTGATCGATTTTTACCAGCAGTACTACTCAGCCAATCTGATGAGCCTGGTTGTCAGTGGTCCGCAATCCCTGGACGAGTTGCGCGGACTGGTGGAAATGCGCTTCAGTGATATTGCCAATTTCCAGGCCGAGCCCTATGTCGATAAAGCGCCCTTGTTTTCTGAAGAGCAACTGCCTTTACAACTTGAAATACAGACTCTGCGTCAACAACGTACCCTATCACTAACCTTTCCGGTTGCGCCAACTCGTGAACATTGGCGGAGTAAACCTCTGTACTTTATTGGCAGTCTACTGGGTTATGAGGGAAAAGGCAGTCTATTCAGCCTGTTGAAATCACAACAACTGGCAACCGGCGTATCAGCCTATACTGCCATTGATCTTCCCGGCCAGGCCAGCTTTCAGGTCAATATCGAGCTAACCGATGACGGCCTCGATCAGATAGATCGCATTACTACGCTGTTCTTTGGCTATGTCAATTTACTACGGCAACAGGGCCTTAATGCCAGCCTTTACCAGGAAGAAAGTGAACTGGCGGCGCTGCAGTTTCAGTTCCGCGACCAACCTCAGCCCATTCATGAAGTGATGATGCTGGCTCAAATGCAGCAGCGCTATCCAGCCGAAAACCTGTTGAATGCAAACTATCTGCTGGAAAGTTTTGAGCCAGCACTCATTGATAGCTACTTGCAGCAACTTACCCCCGACAATCTTCTGTTAACCCTGCAACACCCGCAGGTCACGCCGGAGCTGACCGAGACGCGTTATAATGCCGGTTACCGCTTTGCCTCTATTGATGCACAGCGCTTGAGTCTTTGGCAGGAAGCCGACCCGGATACCGATCTGCAATTGCGCCAGCTGAATCCGTTTATTCCCGATTCTCTGGCTTTAACAGAACGTGATGATCCGGCTAGCGACTTACCTATAGCCCTGCGCGATGAACCCGGTTTCAGCCTGTGGTATCAACAGGATCAACAGTTCCAGCGCCCCCGTGCTGATGTGTATTTTGCCTTCATGACCCATTTGGCACTGGCCAGTGCAGAAAACGCCGTTATGCTGGAACTTTACACCCGAGTACTCAACGATCAGATGAATGAAATGCTCTATGATGCATCGTTAGCTGGCCTGAATGTGTCACTCTACCCACACCTGCGCGGCTTCTCGCTGCAAATTTCCGGTTACAATGATAAACAGCCCCTGCTGCTGGACGCCCTGCTGCAGGAGATGCAGCACCCTGAAATCACTCCGGCCAGATTTGAGCGGGTACGTCAGCAACTTGAAGAACGCCTGATCAATCAACGCCAGGAGGGGCCTTATCAGCTAGCCATGCAACAGCTCTTCACAGCTCTCATGTCGCGCTGGAGCACAGAAGACCGATTGGCGGCCCTGGAAAACGTAACCCCCGAACAACTGCAGCAGTTTCTCTCAGAGCTGTTTACCGAGGCCGAAGTACGCCTACTGGCACATGGTAATATAACCGCAGATACCGCCCTGAACATGAGTCAGCAGATTCAGTCTCAACTATTATCAGATACGCGTTCGGTAACCGGTATCCGGGTGCCTGTTGTAGAAATCCCATTAAACACACCACTTACCGATACACTGAAACTGGCGCATAACGACGCCACGTTGGTTCGCTATCTGCAAGCCAGTGATCGAAGTCTGGAAAATCGAGCGGCTGTTGCGCTATTGAATGAGATTATTTCTACCCCGTTTTATTCACGTTTACGCACGGATATGCAACTGGGCTATATCGTATTTGCCAATTACCTACCGATGGTGGATGTACCCGGCCTGGCTCTTATTGTGCAATCACCGATGGCTGACCCCATTCAACTGGAAACGCATTTTGATAATTTCCTGATTGCTATGCACAGCCAGCTGCAAGAATTGAGTGATGAACAGTTAGACGATTTTCGTCAGAGCTTGCGCTCACGATTGCTACAACCTGATACCAAGTTGTCTGAGCGCTCTCAGCGCTATTGGCGGGAATTGGACCGTGATGGCGCCTTCACAACCCATCAACAGATTGCTGAGCAGGTTTCTGAAATCAGCCGTGATGACCTGATAACGTTACTGGCAGAGTTGCAAACCCGGCAATATCAGATCCGCAGCTTTGGAAGTTTACTTCCCGAAGGTGATGCTGTGCCGATAATTCCGGATCTCAGTGGCTATCAAAGCCTGCAACAACAACGTAGCGAAAGCCATTTCCACTGA